The following coding sequences are from one Eucalyptus grandis isolate ANBG69807.140 chromosome 11, ASM1654582v1, whole genome shotgun sequence window:
- the LOC104430706 gene encoding 5-methyltetrahydropteroyltriglutamate--homocysteine methyltransferase-like: MASHVVGYPRVGPNRELKFALESFWHGKSTAKDLLEAGAHLKSSIWKQMATVGIKYIPSNTFSYYDQVLDTTAMLGAVPPRYGWNGGKIGFDVYFSMARGTASVPAMEMTKWFDTNYHYIVPELGPDVNFSYASRKAVKECKEAKKLGVDTVPVLLGPVSYLLLSKPAKGVEKTFAPLSLLRKILPIYGEVVSELKAAGASWIQFDEPALVLDLDSHKLQAFTEAYSELESCLSGVNVVVETYFADVPAEAYKVLTSLKGVTGFGFDLVDGTKTLDLIKGGFPTGKYLFAGVVDGRNIWANDLAGSLNTLHALESIVGKDKLVVSTSCSLLHTPVDVVNETELDEEIKSWLAFAAQKVVEVNALAKALAGEKDEAFFSANAAAQASRKSSPRITNQAVQRPTAALRGYDHCRATTVSARIDAQQKKLNLPVIPTTTIGSFPQSEELRRVHCEYKDKKMSWEEYVKAIKLEIKKAIRLQEELDVDVLVHGEPERNDMVEYFGEQLSGFAFTVDGWVQSYGSHCVKPPIIYGDVSRPKPMTVFWSAMAQSMTARPMKGMLTGPVTILNCSFVRNDQPRFKTCYQIALAIKDEVEDLEKAGINVIQIDEAALRGGLPLRKSEQSFYLDWAVHSFKITNCGVRDTTQIHTHMCYSHIDDIIPLIFDMDADVITIENARSDEKLLSVFHEGVNYGAGIVPGVYDIHSLIIPSAEEIADRTIKMLTTNILWFNPNFVFKTRDHAGVKRALKIMVLAAELLRTELAHARKEKYE; this comes from the exons ATGGCGTCCCACGTAGTTGGATATCCTCGCGTCGGCCCCAACAGGGAGCTGAAGTTTGCCCTGGAATCATTCTGGCATGGAAAGAGCACCGCCAAGGATTTGCTGGAAGCCGGGGCTCATCTCAAGTCATCCATCTGGAAGCAGATGGCCACCGTTGGCATCAAGTATATTCCCAGCAACACCTTCTCATACTATGATCAGGTGCTCGACACCACTGCGATGCTCGGTGCTGTTCCTCCCAGATATGGTTGGAACGGTGGCAAGATCGGGTTTGACGTTTACTTCTCGATGGCCAGAGGAACCGCCTCCGTCCCTGCTATGGAGATGACCAAGTGGTTCGACACCAACTA CCACTACATCGTCCCTGAATTGGGCCCGGATGTCAACTTCTCTTACGCTTCTCGCAAGGCCGTCAAGGAGTGCAAGGAGGCCAAGAAG CTTGGAGTAGACACTGTTCCGGTCCTTCTTGGCCCAGTCTCCTATCTGCTGCTATCCAAGCCTGCAAAGGGCGTGGAGAAGACCTTTgctcctctctcccttctccgGAAAATACTTCCTATCTACGG GGAAGTTGTGTCCGAACTTAAGGCTGCTGGTGCTTCATGGATTCAGTTTGATGAGCCCGCCCTTGTGTTGGATCTTGATTCTCACAAACTGCAAGCATTCACTGAAGCATACTCGGAACTAGAATCATGTCTTTCTGGCGTGAATGTTGTCGTCGAGACATATTTTGCTGATGTTCCTGCTGAGGCATATAAAGTTCTTACTTCCCTGAAGGGCGtcactggatttggatttgatttggtcGATGGAACCAAGACCCTTGATTTAATCAAGGGTGGCTTCCCCACAGGCAAGTATCTCTTTGCTGGAGTTGTTGATGGGAGGAACATCTGGGCCAATGATCTTGCTGGATCGCTTAACACCCTCCATGCTCTCGAGAGCATCGTGGGAAAAG ACAAACTTGTGGTCTCCACCTCCTGCTCTCTTTTGCACACTCCTGTTGACGTAGTTAACGAGACTGAGTTGGATGAGGAAATCAAGTCATGGCTTGCATTTGCTGCTCAGAAGGTCGTTGAGGTCAATGCTTTGGCCAAGGCATTGGCTGGGGAAAAGGATGAG GCATTCTTCTCAGCTAATGCTGCTGCTCAGGCCTCAAGAAAGTCCTCTCCAAGAATCACAAATCAAGCTGTCCAAAGGCCT ACTGCTGCTTTGAGGGGCTATGATCATTGCCGTGCCACAACTGTGAGTGCTAGAATTGATGCTCAGCAAAAGAAGCTTAATTTGCCAGTCATCCCAACAACCACCATTGGCTCCTTCCCTCAGAGCGAGGAACTCAGAAGAGTGCACTGTGAGTACAAGGACAAAAA GATGTCTTGGGAAGAATATGTTAAGGCCATCAAGCTGGAAATTAAGAAAGCTATCAGGCTTCAAGAGGAGCTTGACGTAGATGTCTTGGTTCATGGGGAGCCTGAG AGGAACGATATGGTTGAATACTTTGGGGAGCAGTTGTCAGGTTTTGCTTTCACCGTTGATGGGTGGGTGCAATCTTATGGATCTCATTGTGTGAAACCACCCATCATCTATGGTGATGTAAGCCGCCCCAAGCCAATGACTGTCTTCTGGTCCGCTATGGCCCAGAGCATGACTGCTCGCCCGATGAAGGGAATGCTCACGGGCCCTGTTACCATTCTCAACTGCTCCTTTGTCCGAAATGACCAGCCCAG GTTCAAAACTTGCTATCAAATTGCCTTGGCCATCAAGGACGAAGTTGAGGATCTTGAGAAGGCAGGGATTAATgttattcaaattgatgaggCAGCTTTGAGAGGGGGTCTGCCGCTGAGAAAGTCTGAACAATCTTTCTACTTGGATTGGGCTGTCCACTCTTTTAAAATCACTAACTGTGGTGTCAGGGATACTACCCAG ATCCACACTCACATGTGCTACTCCCACATCGATGACATCATCCCCTTAATCTTCGACATGGATGCCGACGTCATCACAATTGAGAACGCTCGCTCTGATGAGAAGCTCCTCTCAGTTTTCCATGAGGGAGTCAATTATGGTGCTGGGATTGTCCCTGGTGTCTATGACATCCACTCTCTCATAATACCATCAGCTGAAGAGATTGCTGACCGAACCATCAAGATGCTCACTACAAACATATTGTGGTTTAACCCTAACTTTGTATTCAAGACTCGTGATCACGCTGGGGTCAAGCGTGCGCTTAAGATCATGGTTCTTGCTGCCGAGCTCCTTCGCACCGAACTTGCCCatgcaagaaaggaaaagtatgAGTAA